The proteins below come from a single Torulaspora delbrueckii CBS 1146 chromosome 5, complete genome genomic window:
- the SSL1 gene encoding TFIIH/NER complex subunit SSL1 (similar to Saccharomyces cerevisiae SSL1 (YLR005W); ancestral locus Anc_5.226), with translation MGLDSGSDDEQVKVSSRESRRQKKVVQFDEGVEDGDNDERPVERSKRRSSKKSSRSKDQTKRNKSSNKKLQGASGGYAWEDEIKRSWDLVTVDEDGDMSALAASLIESRKKRSALKNITPYQRGIIRTLVLVLDCSEAMAEKDLRPNRHAMIVQYAIDFVHEFFDQNPISQLGIVTMRNGLAQLISQISGNPQDHIDALKLIRKQEPKGNPSLQNALEMSRGLLLPVPAHCTKEVLIVFGSLSSTDPGDIHQTINSLVQESIRVKVIGLSAQVAICKELCKATNYGDESYYQVPLDETHCKELFDQAVVPLPVNKINKGFTLVRMGFPTRIFEDSPTFCACHSQLMYGGYFCPNCQSKVCSLPTVCPCCDLMLILSTHLARSYHHLMPLKTFTEVPSVEEFPTDNCFSCQIRFPTIKNHKTGELLTSSRYRCESCKKDFCIDCDVYIHEILHNCPGCESEPVIV, from the coding sequence ATGGGTTTGGATTCAGGTTCCGACGACGAGCAAGTGAAAGTTTCCTCCAGAGAATCCAGGAGACAGAAGAAAGTTGTCCAGTTTGATGAGggtgttgaagatggaGATAATGATGAGAGGCCAGTAGAGAGGTCGAAGAGAAGGAGTAGTAAGAAGAGTAGTAGGTCTAAGGATCAGACAAAGAGAAACAAGTCATCTAACAAGAAGTTGCAAGGTGCAAGTGGTGGTTATGCGTGggaagatgaaatcaaGAGAAGTTGGGATCTGGTGACagtcgatgaagatggtgaTATGAGCGCACTTGCGGCCAGTTTAATCgagtcaagaaagaaaagaagtGCCTTGAAGAATATTACACCGTATCAGAGAGGTATCATAAGAACTCTGGTTCTCGTACTAGATTGTAGTGAAGCCATGGCGGAGAAGGACTTGAGACCGAATCGTCATGCCATGATAGTGCAATATGCGATTGATTTCGTTCACGAGTTTTTTGACCAAAATCCAATTTCACAGCTGGGGATCGTAACGATGCGTAATGGACTAGCGCAACTGATTAGTCAAATTAGTGGTAATCCCCAGGATCACATCGATGCATTGAAGCTAATACGAAAACAGGAGCCTAAGGGAAATccatctttgcaaaatgcGCTGGAAATGTCACGAGGACTACTACTACCGGTGCCAGCTCATTGTACTAAGGAAGTTCTGATAGTGTTTGGTTCGCTGTCAAGCACTGACCCAGGTGATATTCATCAGACTATCAATTCACTGGTGCAGGAGTCGATCCGTGTCAAGGTCATCGGTCTTTCTGCCCAAGTAGCTATCTGCAAAGAACTTTGTAAAGCTACTAATTATGGTGATGAAAGTTATTACCAAGTCCCATTAGATGAAACCCATTGCAAGGAGTTATTCGATCAGGCCGTCGTACCTTTACCAGTGAATAAGATCAATAAAGGTTTCACCTTGGTTAGAATGGGGTTCCCAACAAGAATTTTCGAGGACTCTCCCACGTTCTGCGCCTGTCATTCTCAACTCATGTATGGTGGATACTTTTGTCCCAATTGCCAAAGTAAAGTGTGCTCGCTACCGACAGTGTGTCCCTGTTGTGATCTGATGCTCATCTTATCCACGCATTTAGCAAGATcatatcatcatctgatGCCTTTGAAAACATTCACAGAAGTACCTTCAGTTGAGGAATTTCCTACAGATAATTGTTTTAGTTGTCAGATCAGATTCCCGACAATTAAAAACCACAAAACTGGAGAACTACTTACAAGTTCACGTTACAGGTGTGAAAGCTGTAAGAAGGATTTTTGCATAGATTGTGATGTGTACATTCACGAGATACTCCATAATTGCCCGGGTTGTGAGTCTGAGCCGGTGATAGTATAA
- the THI73 gene encoding Thi73p (similar to Saccharomyces cerevisiae THI73 (YLR004C); ancestral locus Anc_5.227) has product MAAVTDNASSLSTGTKEDGVQTQVKADNGSSSSVNYVSDSSARDDSVDVALLFLKENHAKEVVVDEDEDLTTEEKRKKAIFYGQSDLPPKVLRKLDFFVLPFLCCTYLLMFLDKALLNYAASMGIKQHLKGDEFSNLSTIFGASYIFMEPIVTYLIQRFPISKVMSSFIICWGIVLTCHSACKTYASLMIVRTLLGAFESASAVGCIAVSGMYYTKSEQSARIGFWAAQAGTGYIVGGLISFGFLHYHGKEFTSWQIMFLVVGLVTVAFGIVTFLYLPDNVTNAWFLNREEKVAVVKHIRDNQTGIENKKFKKHHVKELVWYDKLTWPMLAITACSQISTGSIGTFSVTITQTFGFDSKETSLLQLPIGAITIMIIIITTQMISRWNYFTLVTTSMYIPAIIGCIVMLCLPLSNKVGNLLALYLLYSGSCVITNIYIWNSCNTSGYCKRIVRNALTMIVYNVACIVAPQMFRAYSAPRYIPAKITLLVTQCVCVPLQLYVGYLSRKENMKRDKEQEGQAPEKYQFLDLTDIENRSFRYVY; this is encoded by the coding sequence atgGCTGCAGTTACGGACAATGCGAGCTCGTTGAGCACTGGAACCAAGGAAGATGGTGTTCAAACCCAAGTGAAGGCGGACAACGGctcctcatcatcagttAATTATGTGAGTGATAGTAGTGCCAGAGACGATAGTGTCGATGTGGCTTTactttttttgaaagaaaaccaTGCCAAGgaagttgttgttgatgaagatgaggacTTGACCACTGAggagaagaggaaaaaggCAATTTTTTATGGTCAAAGTGATTTGCCTCCAAAGGTGTTGAGAAAATTGGATTTTTTCGTCTTACCTTTCCTATGTTGTACTTATTTGCTTATGTTCCTCGACAAGGCATTGCTGAATTATGCCGCTTCCATGGGGATCAAACAACACTTGAAAGGTGAtgaattttcaaatttaagTACCATTTTTGGAGCTTCTTATATCTTCATGGAACCCATTGTCACTTATTTGATTCAGAGGTTCCCAATTTCCAAAGTCATGTCAAGTTTTATCATCTGTTGGGGTATAGTGCTCACATGTCATTCCGCATGTAAGACCTATGCATCGTTAATGATTGTTCGTACTTTACTTGGTGCTTTTGAATCTGCTAGTGCTGTCGGATGTATTGCCGTGAGTGGTATGTACTATACAAAGTCCGAGCAGAGTGCGAGAATTGGGTTTTGGGCAGCTCAGGCCGGTACAGGATATATCGTTGGTGGTTTGATCTCATTCGGTTTCTTGCACTACCACGGTAAAGAGTTTACTTCGTGGCAAATCATGTTTTTGGTCGTCGGATTGGTCACTGTGGCCTTTGGTATCGTCACATTTCTATATTTGCCAGATAACGTTACCAATGCATGGTTCTTGAACCGTGAGGAAAAAGTTGCAGTGGTTAAGCACATCAGGGATAATCAAACCGGTATCGagaacaaaaaatttaaGAAACATCATGTCAAAGAGCTGGTCTGGTACGATAAATTGACTTGGCCAATGTTGGCAATCACTGCTTGCTCTCAAATCTCCACTGGTTCCATTGGTACTTTTTCTGTCACAATAACGCAAACCTTCGGTTTCGACAGTAAGGAAACTTCTTTACTACAATTACCTATTGGTGCAATTACTATTATGATCATCATTATTACTACCCAAATGATCTCCCGTTGGAATTACTTCACTTTAGTCACAACTTCCATGTACATCCCAGCAATCATCGGTTGTATAGTCATGCTGTGTTTGCCTCTTTCGAACAAAGTTGGTAATCTGCTCGCCTTGTACCTACTATACAGTGGTTCCTGTGTTATCACGAACATTTACATTTGGAATTCCTGTAACACTTCAGGTTATTGCAAAAGAATTGTTAGAAACGCACTTACGATGATCGTTTACAATGTGGCATGTATTGTTGCTCCCCAGATGTTTAGAGCATATTCGGCTCCAAGATACATCCCAGCTAAGATTACTCTTCTGGTTACTCAATGCGTCTGTGTGCCACTACAACTATACGTGGGATATTTGAGCAGGAAAGAGAACATGAAGAGAGACAAGGAGCAGGAAGGTCAAGCACCCGAAAAAtatcaatttttggatTTGACAGATATTGAAAATAGAAGCTTCAGATATGTGTACTAG
- the CMS1 gene encoding Cms1p (similar to Saccharomyces cerevisiae YLR003C; ancestral locus Anc_5.228), with product MSNPDDLDDGLLYDYESDHGEHQGPTEGSDLEEEFAAETKKRAIEDESDKERPLEDEGDNKGLSKRQKKLKSSKFHEKKKEQLEYEVGRRKNLPKSSPETIAEYLATLIREKNPDLSALELDELYLKKSDFLSTEKLDKDRCLANFSDFVNEFSRAPRALVLSMSNIRVADVFRSLNGSKSCLKLFSKNKLKDDIASLEQALDKTSNKKFKDIKYLISTPTRMSKILENTDVLFQGKEKLDIILDASYLDPKKDTLLSSENTIILCKVLKAILEKKSSVKILLY from the coding sequence ATGTCCAACCCAGATGACCTAGATGACGGTCTACTGTATGATTATGAATCGGATCATGGCGAGCATCAAGGCCCAACAGAAGGCTCCgatcttgaagaggaaTTTGCTGCAGAAACCAAGAAAAGAGCTATAGAGGATGAAAGCGACAAAGAAAGGCCTTTAGAGGATGAAGGTGACAACAAAGGATTATCAAAGAGGCAGAAGAAGCTCAAGTCATCCAAATTCcatgaaaagaagaaagagcagCTTGAATATGAGGTTGGACGAAGGAAAAATCTACCAAAGTCATCGCCTGAAACCATTGCCGAATACCTTGCGACACTGATCCGTGAAAAAAACCCAGATCTCAGTGCATTGGAGTTGGATGAACTGTatctcaagaaatctgaCTTTTTGTCGACGGAAAAGCTCGACAAGGACCGTTGTTTAGCGAACTTTTCAGATTTTGTCAATGAGTTTAGTAGAGCACCAAGGGCTCTTGTCCTCTCGATGTCGAATATCAGAGTAGCAGACGTTTTTAGGAGTTTGAATGGCAGCAAATCCTGCCTCAaactcttctcaaagaataaGCTAAAAGATGATATAGCATCACTGGAACAAGCATTGGACAAAACCtccaacaagaaattcaaagatatcaagtACTTGATATCGACCCCAACTAGAATGAGCAAAATACTTGAAAATACAGATGTGCTCTTCCAGGGaaaggaaaaattggataTTATCTTGGACGCTAGCTACTTagatccaaagaaagataCTTTGCTGTCCTCAGAAAACACGATTATCTTATGCAAAGTCCTCAAGGCGATtttagagaagaagagctctGTGAAGATTTTACTTTATTGA
- the APL1 gene encoding Apl1p (similar to Saccharomyces cerevisiae APL1 (YJR005W); ancestral locus Anc_5.229): MSDQRIFAKYKANELRAELQVFDVKKSKTSAHKRKDALRKIIANLTMGNFTEMAFLYPEILKFWKIEDDLEVKRICHEYVRSLGSAKPKNAAEALPYILDDLDSRNEKVQIMALETLVAVPSPRFLEEATKTIISFINRRVIPPTVTKTAIYASEQIDFTENATRSHLLTLLLKFVERENTEPTLQVAALHALHTIHEKNIDLQPLRLPIDVAFKLLDLLPQLNEWDKALTLDSLTTAAVPESHDDAYEMIDIALTQLQHVNTFVALNAFKFIAYLLNYVDHVDENLIKRFSNSIVSLLNKPPEIQFLVLRNVILLLLSRDTPLLQLDVSYFFIEFNDPIYIKDTKLECLYLLANHGNLPRILEELEQYATDIDIQMSRKALRAIGNLAVKLDKESASDCVTVLLDLLEFGVDYVVQEIITVFRNILRKHPDDFTSSVKELVKYNDSVQEPESKNAMIWIITQYSCDIPNYLEVFKVFSSNILEENLEVQYSILTSSVKFFVKDPVPETEEICLQVLKICTEETNNPDLRARAFMYWSLLSMAHSSKNHIISAEAVKSVLDGELPVIELNTKLDPLVLEELELNIGSIASIYLKPVSQIFRSSRTRHLLQSPVLNKDRSNLKILSGSTSTVNLEGFDSLPEMVSHSSSDRSSSTAARKKMMNDYDKPAEKVNQLKGRRKSSVTSPSKISRKPSLLVRKLSMRKPF, from the coding sequence ATGTCTGATCAGAGGATATTTGCCAAGTATAAGGCCAATGAACTAAGAGCTGAGCTACAAGTCTTCGATGTTAAGAAATCCAAAACGAGTGCTCATAAAAGAAAAGATGCGTTGAGGAAGATAATAGCGAACCTTACGATGGGAAATTTTACTGAGATGGCCTTCCTATATCCCGAAATTTTaaagttttggaagatcGAAGATGATCTTGAAGTCAAAAGGATCTGTCATGAGTATGTGAGGTCACTAGGATCTGCAAAACCTAAAAATGCTGCGGAAGCGTTACCGTATATTTTGGATGATCTAGATAGTAGAAACGAGAAGGTGCAAATTATGGCTCTGGAGACCCTGGTCGCGGTACCGTCTCCTAGGTTCCTTGAAGAAGCGACAAAGACAATCATTTCATTCATCAATCGTCGAGTAATACCACCTACTGTAACCAAAACAGCAATATATGCGTCCGAACAAATTGATTTTACTGAGAATGCTACCAGGAGCCATCTGTTGACCCTACTTCTGAAATTTGtcgaaagagaaaataCTGAACCGACTTTGCAGGTCGCAGCTTTACATGCACTACATACTATCCATGAGAAAAACATTGATTTGCAACCACTGAGACTACCAATAGATGTGGCGTTTAAGCTTTTGGACCTTCTACCCCAGTTAAATGAGTGGGACAAAGCCCTAACGTTGGATTCATTGACCACGGCAGCTGTGCCTGAATCTCATGATGACGCATATGAAATGATCGACATAGCTCTAACGCAACTGCAGCATGTTAACACCTTTGTGGCCCTAAACGCATTCAAATTCATCGCATACCTATTGAACTACGTGGACCATGTTGACGAAAATTTAATTAAAAGATTCTCCAATTCTATTGTGTCCTTACTGAATAAGCCGCCAGAGATTCAATTTCTGGTGCTAAGAAATGTTATCCTGTTATTGTTGAGTAGGGACACCCCATTGCTGCAATTAGATGTTTCATACtttttcatcgaatttAATGATCCCATCTACATCAAGGACACCAAATTGGAATGCCTGTACCTCCTGGCCAATCATGGAAACCTCCCTCGGATTttagaagagcttgaaCAATATGCGACTGATATCGACATTCAAATGTCTCGTAAGGCCTTGAGGGCGATAGGAAATCTAGCAGTCAAACTCGACAAGGAATCTGCATCTGATTGTGTCACAGTTCTCTTAGATTTGCTTGAGTTTGGTGTTGACTATGTCGTGCAAGAAATTATCACAGTGTTTAGAAATATTTTGCGAAAACATCCAGATGATTTTACTTCAAGTGTGAAGGAGCTTGTGAAGTATAATGACTCGGTGCAAGAGCCTGAATCGAAGAATGCGATGATCTGGATCATAACACAGTATTCCTGTGATATACCCAATTACCTAGAGGTTTTCAAAGTATTCTCGTCAAACATACTAGAAGAGAATTTAGAGGTTCAATATTCCATTCTGACATCCAGCGTCAAGTTTTTCGTTAAAGACCCCGTTCCTGAAACAGAGGAGATATGCCTGCAAGTACTCAAGATTTGCACTGAGGAAACCAACAACCCGGATTTACGTGCTAGGGCTTTCATGTACTGGAGTCTCCTCTCCATGGCACACTCCTCTAAAAATCACATTATCTCCGCTGAGGCTGTCAAAAGTGTTTTGGATGGAGAGCTTCCAGTAATAGAGTTGAATACCAAGCTAGATCCTCTCGTCCTAGAAGAGTTAGAGCTTAACATaggatcaattgcatcAATATACCTCAAACCTGTATCACAAATATTTAGGTCGAGCAGGACGAGACATTTGTTGCAGAGTCCAGTACTCAACAAAGACAGGAGCAACTTGAAAATACTCAGCGGCAGCACAAGCACGGTGAACCTTGAGGGGTTTGATTCCTTACCTGAAATGGTGTCTCACAGCAGTTCAGATAGGAGCTCAAGTACAGCCGCtagaaagaaaatgatgaatGATTATGACAAGCCAGCTGAGAAagtcaatcaattgaagggCAGGAGAAAGTCAAGCGTTACCAGCCCGTCGAAAATATCACGAAAACCGTCATTACTAGTGAGAAAATTGTCTATGAGAAAGCCCTTTTAA
- the SAG1 gene encoding Sag1p (similar to Saccharomyces cerevisiae SAG1 (YJR004C); ancestral locus Anc_5.225), with protein sequence MIHILFIICSSLLVALVFAAEITAISFSGLSYSPLTAYHYPHQGWKASFDFSIKDSVSKGDYFDLSMAHVYRVKFDNDNSSMIAQLQDGTQAFQCYVTQQAAYKFEETKLRCAALKELSSSLSGSISFSLSFSSGGSAYSYELENAGVFHAGTNDVPLGDKMSAPITFDASQFDGDIYTIGRTTTYNNFETYYSAMKCQNGYLLGGVQTINYDKLGHHLNLDCSSAQVYLSDKFNDWSLPLEYEQAGPSVSCSQSILEVSLNHTNENQRLWINALQSVPNGINTIQHDVQLKYSCSDTLKNTVYSTDFHTIVEYTIYQGSAFATISEGNSQTVTSTATCHKCTTTSSSSSGNSCLQCSSSSSVSSSSSIPSTSSSNSSTMSTVSCSGCQHSSSTITRSTTPSSSTPSSSTLSSSTPSSSTLSSSTPSSSMPSSSMPSSSMPSSSMPSSSMPSSSASSISMPSSSMPSSSMPSSSASSISTSSGSTSSTSTPSSSTPSSSTPSRPTSSSFQPSGSSPSNSTSSTSTSISDSISSTFTTSSDLTSSSLASQSSSFLPSSSSAPSPTISTVSSSCTFGETTNESLSQAIPSSSSRPPIDKTSQDSTTASTGTSHSCTECHGSGTLSTLSSTSRVTFSCSTCPDSTGSDAFTTQPTECMSCLEDATPIPSTDSNTTVYSVNSTMVQPTVWSSATISLITEPSQEIIKTSSNSINTLIPFNTLTSTTSMSGYTSSTPRPLSLQPTPLVSDSSTSIYEGRAAALPIRDPFTLFCALFFLML encoded by the coding sequence ATGATTCACATTCTTTTTATCATTTGCTCATCTTTGCTGGTGGCCCTGGTATTCGCTGCCGAGATTACAGCTATATCTTTCTCGGGACTCTCCTACTCTCCCTTAACGGCCTACCATTATCCTCATCAAGGCTGGAAGGCTTCGTTCGACTTCAGCATCAAAGATTCTGTATCCAAAGGGGACTACTTTGACCTATCCATGGCTCATGTATATCGGGTAAAATTCGACAACGATAATTCTAGCATGATTGCACAGTTGCAAGACGGAACTCAAGCATTCCAGTGTTATGTAACCCAACAGGCCGCCtataaatttgaagagacaaagTTGAGGTGCGCAGCTCTAAAGGAGTTGAGCTCCTCTCTATCAGGTTccatttctttctctttaaGCTTTAGCAGTGGAGGATCAGCCTATTCGTACGAGTTAGAGAATGCTGGTGTCTTCCATGCGGGTACTAACGATGTGCCACTTGGTGATAAGATGTCCGCTCCAATAACCTTTGACGCATCTCAGTTCGATGGAGACATATATACGATTGGGCGGACTACGACTTACAACAACTTTGAAACTTACTACTCGGCCATGAAGTGTCAGAACGGGTATTTGCTGGGAGGAGTTCAAACTATCAACTATGATAAATTGGGCCACCATCTTAATTTGGACTGTTCATCGGCTCAGGTATACCTGTCGGACAAATTCAATGATTGGTCATTACCGTTAGAGTACGAACAAGCCGGTCCGTCTGTTTCATGCTCTCAAAGTATTCTGGAAGTTAGCCTGAATCACACAAATGAAAATCAGAGGTTATGGATCAATGCCTTGCAATCGGTACCAAACGGAATAAATACAATTCAACACGATGTTCAGTTAAAGTATTCATGCTCTGACACACTGAAAAACACGGTCTACTCCACCGACTTTCATACCATAGTTGAGTACACGATTTATCAAGGTTCCGCATTTGCGACTATTTCCGAAGGCAATTCTCAGACGGTGACTTCAACTGCCACATGCCATAAATGCACTACGACTTCAAGCAGCTCCAGTGGAAATTCCTGTTTGCAATGTTCGAGCAGCTCCTCTGTTTCATCTAGTAGCTCAATTCCATCAacctcatcttcaaactcatcGACGATGAGCACCGTCTCGTGTTCTGGCTGTCAGCATTCTTCTAGCACGATCACAAGATCAACAACGCCATCGAGTTCTACGCCATCGAGCTCTACGCTGTCAAGTTCTACGCCATCGAGCTCTACGCTGTCAAGTTCCACACCATCGAGCTCGATGCCTTCCAGTTCGATGCCTTCCAGTTCGATGCCTTCCAGTTCGATGCCTTCCAGTTCGATGCCTTCTAGTTCGGCATCTTCTATTTCGATGCCTTCCAGTTCGATGCCTTCCAGTTCGATGCCTTCTAGTTCGGCATCTTCTATTTCGACGTCTTCCGGCTCGACGTCTTCCACTTCTACCCCCTCATCTTCTACCCCCTCATCTTCTACACCATCGAGACCAACGAGTTCCAGCTTTCAACCATCTGgttcatcaccttcaaattcaacttcatcgactTCGACATCAATCTCAGATTCGATATCATCTACGTTCACTACCTCAAGTGATTTAACATCGAGTTCTTTAGCTTCTCAATCATCGAGTTTTCTACCATCCAGCTCTTCAGCACCATCTCCCACAATTTCGACtgtctcatcatcttgtaCATTTGGCGAGACGACCAATGAGTCCCTCAGTCAAGCTATtccctcttcttcttcccGGCCTCCAATCGATAAAACATCACAGGACTCTACAACGGCTAGCACAGGAACCTCGCATTCCTGCACAGAATGCCACGGCTCTGGTACTTTGTCCACTTTAAGCTCGACTAGTCGTGTAACATTTTCATGCAGTACTTGTCCTGATTCTACAGGCTCAGATGCGTTTACGACACAACCAACCGAATGCATGAGCTGTCTTGAGGACGCAACTCCAATTCCATCGACAGATTCGAATACGACAGTTTATTCAGTCAATAGTACTATGGTACAACCTACAGTCTGGTCATCAGCTACTATAAGCCTCATTACCGAGCCAAGTCaagagatcatcaaaacctcttcaaattcaattaaTACCCTCATTCCATTCAACACTCTCACTAGCACTACTAGCATGAGTGGTTACACCAGTTCGACACCAAGACCATTGTCATTGCAGCCAACTCCTCTCGTATCAGATAGCTCGACCTCAATCTATGAAGGCAGGGCTGCTGCTCTGCCTATACGGGACCCATTCACTCTATTCTGTGCGCTTTTCTTCCTAATGCTTTAG
- the MRX12 gene encoding Mrx12p (similar to Saccharomyces cerevisiae YJR003C; ancestral locus Anc_5.224) — translation MSVLRRCFVTSRRVLNVADSPAAKTLASVLEHRCFNPLRHQLPSNIEIKNAYELSDSITKIINTVSDEEASAIHNKLIEELSRFEYGISQIHAKKLLEMGKPLSNKSVLEIVRNNPGRVSTSWELLLKYGAALSSVPDELLVSALDNILNSINGKEKEERVHNLSSIAQIITLLNNIEDKKCVGRESVEKLVAVMLEADATCALPLVLQQDDFPLEPFQQHIDVLTYYQTYVLSQFCPFEYLKKDERLLYHTVEVLGQEKAISLTEQEQEVADELSTHLANIANEIPSYWTIKTITSEASETATEFLKLFECIQADALDQKNFELAKKLLRIFGTFRDNTKISLELYHSYLLSYPKNATDLMFETFLALAYQGFRTSNKTLLKYAEVFIPQDIGQTMLAKVFRALILVNSRFDIDKSLNIYNDNIESLSKENDHGTNLSPSALVTEALILAYLSRNELDFARVIFDGCAREKTISGLTAIKRIKSYFALYGEAVENGRVEETMTHEILKLLRNL, via the coding sequence ATGTCTGTTTTGAGAAGATGCTTTGTCACGTCTAGACGGGTCCTCAACGTCGCTGATTCCCCAGCAGCGAAGACACTTGCAAGCGTTTTGGAACATCGGTGCTTCAACCCTCTACGTCATCAACTACCATCAAACATCGAAATCAAAAATGCCTATGAACTTTCAGACTCCATAACAAAAATCATAAATACAGTGTCTGATGAGGAAGCCTCAGCGATTCACAATAAGCTAATTGAGGAATTGAGTCGATTCGAATACGGGATCAGCCAGATCCATGCAAAGAAGCTTCTCGAAATGGGGAAACCTTTGAGCAACAAATCCGTGCTCGAGATCGTTAGAAATAACCCTGGAAGGGTCTCTACTTCATGGGAGTTACTTCTAAAATATGGTGCGGCGCTATCTTCGGTGCCAGATGAACTGTTAGTCTCTGCTCTGGATAACATACTTAACTCTATTAACGgtaaagagaaagaagaaagagtacACAACCTCTCCAGCATAGCTCAAATTATTACTTTACTGAATAATATAGAAGATAAAAAGTGTGTGGGTCGCGAGTCAGTTGAGAAGCTTGTGGCTGTTATGCTCGAAGCGGATGCAACGTGTGCTCTTCCCTTGGTATTGCAACAGGATGATTTCCCGCTTGAACCATTCCAGCAACATATCGATGTCCTTACTTATTATCAAACATACGTGTTAAGTCAATTTTGCCCTTTCgagtatttgaagaaagatgagaGGCTTCTTTACCACACTGTCGAAGTCCTGGGTCAGGAAAAAGCTATATCACTGACGGAACAAGAACAGGAAGTGGCAGATGAACTTAGTACACATTTGGCAAATATTGCCAATGAGATCCCTAGCTACTGGACAATTAAGACTATCACATCAGAAGCCTCTGAAACCGCTACAGAATTTCTGAAGCTGTTCGAGTGTATACAAGCAGATGCCCttgatcaaaaaaattttgagCTGGCTAAGAAACTTCTGAGAATATTCGGCACATTCAGAGATAATACGAAAATCTCTCTGGAGCTTTATCACTCTTATTTGCTAAGCTACCCAAAGAATGCTACAGATTTGATGTTTGAAACCTTCTTGGCACTTGCTTACCAAGGCTTCAGGACTTCTAACAAAACATTGCTCAAGTACGCTGAAGTTTTCATCCCGCAAGATATAGGCCAGACCATGTTGGCCAAAGTCTTCAGAGCCTTGATTCTAGTCAATAGCAGATTCGATATTGACAAGAGCTTGAATATCTACAATGATAACATCGAATCTCTGAGTAAAGAGAATGATCATGGCACCAATCTATCGCCCAGCGCACTTGTCACTGAGGCCCTCATTTTGGCTTACCTGTCACGAAATGAGCTTGACTTTGCTCGAGTAATATTTGATGGCTGCGCTAGAGAGAAGACCATATCAGGTCTCACGGCCATCAAGAGGATTAAGAGCTATTTCGCACTCTATGGCGAAGCAGTTGAAAATGGTAGGGTTGAAGAGACTATGACTCATGAAATATTGAAGCTTCTTAGAAATCTGTAG
- the RMD6 gene encoding Rmd6p (similar to Saccharomyces cerevisiae RMD6 (YEL072W)), with protein sequence MSFNSYGVILLPVKILWNSTDAVRGCLYEVINRGYDKARYKYQIILTPRISSLEMFFSDLGFQVDSDRCFLYLLSRKEELPXXLVADFYDTFEKICLPAVDGITFYQPCVEHLSSAFDASRILAIIGYKPASETTFEITGFTSLAKNCGALLANNSLLHLKEHFSPEKLVAHVVVDHELVGYYENVLGFREIGRFLFDVDGRRSFEQGIKVSRNFHIAKLEKVLHYNI encoded by the coding sequence ATGTCCTTTAACTCTTACGGTGTGATATTGCTTCCCGTAAAGATTCTATGGAACTCGACTGATGCCGTGAGAGGTTGCCTTTATGAAGTAATCAATCGAGGCTACGACAAAGCACGATACAAATATCAAATTATCCTCACGCCTAGAATATCTTCGCTAGAGATGTTTTTTAGTGATTTAGGGTTCCAGGTTGACAGCGACAGGTGCTTTCTGTATCTGTTGTCCAGAAAGGAGGAACTGCCTTNNNAACTAGTCGCAGATTTTTATGACACCTTCGAGAAGATATGTTTGCCTGCAGTCGACGGCATCACATTCTATCAGCCTTGCGTGGAACATTTAAGTTCTGCATTTGATGCAAGCCGCATTTTAGCCATTATAGGTTACAAGCCAGCTTCGGAGACTACGTTCGAGATAACTGGCTTTACTTCACTTGCTAAAAACTGCGGGGCCCTTCTGGCTAATAATAGTCTATTGCACTTGAAAGAGCATTTTAGTCCTGAAAAACTAGTTGCACATGTAGTGGTAGACCACGAGCTAGTAGGTTACTACGAGAATGTTTTAGGGTTCAGAGAAATTGGCAGATTCTTGTTTGATGTTGACGGTCGTAGATCATTCGAACAGGGCATCAAGGTCTCGAGAAACTTTCACATAGCGAAGCTTGAGAAAGTGCTACATTACAATATATAG